In a genomic window of Acidobacteriota bacterium:
- a CDS encoding ABC transporter permease: protein MVDLARTLVRYRSLLWTLVMRELRARYRGSVLGFLWSLLNPLLLLAVYSFVFGMILKRSDLVAVEPYGVFLVTGLFPWIWVSTSLLEGCTSLTANGGLIRKAVFPVEVLPAVAVAANLVHFLLALPIVGVALVAGRLLGYPISGWTAVLLPAVLAIELVMVAGLAFALAALCVHFKDVRDLLGNLLVLAFFLAPIIYTLNDLPPQFARVVQLNPMTSFTTATQDLLFFGRLPEPHLWVIMAAIAAVSWVAGAGLFSRLSDTLAEAV, encoded by the coding sequence ATGGTCGACTTGGCCCGAACGCTGGTCCGCTACCGCAGCCTGCTCTGGACTCTGGTCATGCGCGAGCTGCGCGCCCGCTACCGGGGAAGCGTCCTGGGGTTCCTGTGGTCCCTGCTCAATCCGCTCCTCCTGCTCGCCGTCTACTCGTTCGTGTTCGGCATGATTCTGAAGCGCTCGGACCTGGTGGCGGTCGAGCCCTACGGCGTGTTTCTCGTGACCGGCCTGTTCCCCTGGATCTGGGTCTCCACCTCCCTGCTGGAAGGCTGCACGTCCCTCACCGCCAACGGCGGCCTGATCCGGAAGGCGGTGTTTCCGGTCGAGGTGCTGCCGGCGGTCGCCGTGGCGGCGAACCTGGTGCACTTCCTCCTGGCGCTGCCGATCGTCGGGGTCGCTCTGGTCGCCGGCCGGCTGCTCGGCTATCCGATCTCCGGCTGGACGGCCGTCCTGCTGCCGGCCGTCCTGGCGATCGAGCTGGTCATGGTCGCCGGCCTCGCCTTCGCGCTGGCGGCACTCTGCGTTCACTTCAAGGACGTGCGGGATCTCCTCGGCAATCTGCTCGTGCTGGCGTTCTTCCTCGCGCCGATCATCTACACCCTGAACGATCTTCCGCCCCAGTTCGCGCGGGTGGTGCAACTGAACCCGATGACTTCGTTCACCACCGCGACCCAGGACCTTCTGTTCTTCGGCCGCCTGCCCGAACCCCACTTGTGGGTGATCATGGCCGCGATCGCCGCCGTGTCGTGGGTGGCGGGCGCGGGCCTCTTCTCCCGCCTCTCCGACACCCTGGCCGAGGCGGTCTGA
- a CDS encoding Rne/Rng family ribonuclease: MHRELLVEGDPHQTRLAVLEAGRLVEFFVERHRGRGLVGNIYKGRVRRVLPGMRAAFIDLGLERDGYLYLEEMAVYESGAPGGDGRRMSSGIPRRGQEIVVQIARERLADKGPRVTTEITLPGRYLVLTPLAGRLGISRRIEEPDERARLQTVALERWGDALEATGCIVRTAAAGAPAEDLGREYEVLAEVWREIEGRAAATAAPALLHQEEELAVRVIRDHFGEDFSALLVDGADAHRVIREYLGRVQPELLTRLEKSRRGLFDRYRIDAGVDAALEPRAPLPSGGYLIINQTEALVAIDVNSGRDVGRGGFRDTVLRTNLEAVAEAVRQIRLRDLSGILVIDLIDMEHEEDRRTVFTRLEAELRKDRARKRVLEISEFGLVQLTRQRRRENLERALMGPCPTCRGRGRIKSVATICLELRRTCLAHAGRGCRQLAVRVHPEVLDGLNGSESDVLDGMQGAFDVPILLRADPDLDREHFVVTEIEGP, encoded by the coding sequence ATGCACAGGGAGCTTCTGGTCGAAGGCGACCCGCACCAGACCCGCCTCGCCGTCCTGGAGGCCGGCCGGCTGGTGGAGTTCTTCGTCGAGCGCCATCGTGGCCGCGGCCTCGTCGGCAACATCTACAAGGGGAGGGTACGGCGGGTTCTTCCCGGCATGAGGGCTGCCTTCATCGACCTGGGACTGGAACGGGACGGCTACCTGTACCTCGAGGAGATGGCGGTTTACGAGTCGGGAGCGCCAGGCGGAGACGGCCGGCGGATGAGCTCCGGCATCCCGCGGCGTGGCCAGGAAATCGTCGTTCAGATCGCCAGGGAAAGACTGGCGGACAAGGGACCCCGGGTCACGACCGAGATCACGCTTCCCGGCCGGTACCTGGTGCTGACGCCCCTGGCCGGTCGGTTGGGGATCTCCAGGCGGATCGAGGAACCGGACGAACGGGCGCGTCTGCAGACGGTGGCCCTGGAACGGTGGGGCGATGCGCTCGAAGCGACGGGATGCATCGTGCGCACGGCGGCGGCGGGGGCGCCGGCGGAGGACCTCGGGAGGGAGTACGAGGTTCTGGCGGAGGTCTGGCGGGAGATCGAGGGGCGGGCGGCCGCAACCGCGGCCCCGGCACTGCTCCACCAGGAGGAAGAACTCGCGGTACGCGTGATTCGCGACCACTTCGGGGAGGACTTCAGCGCCCTGCTGGTCGATGGCGCCGATGCGCACAGGGTCATCCGCGAGTACCTCGGGCGGGTCCAGCCGGAACTCCTGACGAGGCTGGAGAAGAGCCGCCGCGGTCTGTTCGATCGCTACCGGATCGACGCTGGCGTCGACGCCGCGCTGGAGCCGCGGGCGCCGCTGCCCTCCGGCGGCTACCTGATCATCAATCAGACCGAGGCGCTGGTGGCCATCGACGTGAACTCCGGCCGCGATGTCGGCCGTGGCGGTTTCCGCGACACGGTCCTCCGGACCAATCTCGAAGCGGTGGCGGAAGCCGTCCGCCAGATACGGCTGCGGGACCTGTCCGGCATCCTCGTCATCGACCTGATCGACATGGAGCACGAAGAAGATCGTCGCACGGTGTTCACGCGGCTCGAGGCGGAACTGCGGAAGGACCGGGCCCGGAAGCGGGTGCTCGAGATCTCGGAGTTCGGCCTGGTCCAACTAACCCGGCAGAGGCGGCGCGAGAACCTGGAGCGGGCGCTCATGGGGCCCTGCCCGACCTGCCGGGGCCGGGGCCGTATCAAGTCCGTCGCGACGATCTGCCTGGAGTTGCGGCGAACCTGTCTGGCGCACGCCGGCCGCGGTTGCCGCCAGTTGGCGGTGCGGGTCCACCCGGAGGTGCTGGACGGCCTGAACGGTTCCGAATCGGACGTGCTGGACGGGATGCAGGGAGCGTTCGACGTCCCCATCCTGCTGCGGGCGGATCCGGACCTCGATCGGGAGCACTTCGTCGTAACCGAGATCGAAGGGCCTTGA
- the rodA gene encoding rod shape-determining protein RodA, producing MLPQEPDRWHLLRRVRSVSWLLGGSALALSVIGLVVISSASADMTTDYEIRQSAWIVLGLLVMAAAAAVDYSFLLRYAFWIYLAAVAVLAAVTFFGHEAGGARSWIGIGGFGGQPSDFCKIATVLLLARHMAEAQAPVAPRGWLWSASAFVVAPVLLIALQPDMGGALMFVPMLAAMAIVAGLRLRSALIALGVAAVVAGAIWVFALQDYQKDRVSSFFRPEADPLGSGYQVRQSRIAIGSGQMLGKGYGEGTQSNLQFLPTPHTDFVFAVLGEEYGFMGVTVVLGLLLLYLGNGVRAALAARDPAGMLLVVGLLGFIAGHVLYNTAMVVGLLPITGIPLPFLSYGGSFMLFCCAATGLMIRVDVQRFVNI from the coding sequence GTGCTGCCGCAGGAACCTGATCGCTGGCATCTGCTGCGCCGGGTCCGGTCCGTCAGCTGGCTGCTCGGCGGGTCGGCGCTGGCGTTGTCGGTGATCGGCCTGGTCGTCATTTCCAGTGCTTCGGCGGACATGACGACCGACTACGAGATACGCCAGTCGGCGTGGATCGTTCTCGGTCTGCTGGTCATGGCGGCAGCGGCGGCGGTGGACTATTCGTTCCTGCTCCGCTACGCCTTCTGGATCTACCTGGCCGCGGTCGCGGTGCTCGCGGCGGTGACCTTCTTCGGCCACGAAGCGGGCGGGGCCCGGAGCTGGATCGGGATCGGCGGTTTCGGCGGTCAGCCGTCGGACTTCTGCAAGATCGCGACGGTCCTCCTGCTGGCCCGTCACATGGCGGAAGCGCAGGCGCCGGTAGCGCCTCGCGGCTGGCTCTGGTCGGCTTCGGCGTTCGTCGTGGCGCCGGTGCTGCTGATCGCCCTGCAGCCGGACATGGGCGGCGCCCTGATGTTCGTGCCGATGCTCGCAGCGATGGCCATCGTCGCGGGCCTCAGACTCCGGTCCGCCCTGATCGCCCTGGGGGTGGCCGCGGTGGTCGCGGGCGCCATCTGGGTCTTCGCCCTGCAGGACTACCAGAAGGACCGGGTGTCGAGCTTCTTCAGGCCCGAGGCGGACCCGCTCGGGTCGGGCTACCAGGTGCGCCAGAGCCGCATCGCCATCGGGTCAGGCCAGATGCTGGGCAAAGGCTACGGCGAGGGCACGCAGTCGAATCTGCAGTTCCTGCCGACGCCTCACACCGATTTCGTGTTCGCCGTGCTGGGCGAGGAGTACGGGTTCATGGGCGTCACCGTCGTCCTGGGGCTGCTCCTCCTCTACCTGGGAAACGGCGTGCGCGCGGCGCTTGCCGCGCGAGACCCGGCCGGCATGCTGCTCGTCGTCGGCCTGCTCGGCTTCATCGCGGGCCACGTTCTCTACAATACGGCGATGGTGGTCGGTCTGCTTCCGATCACCGGCATCCCGCTGCCCTTCCTCAGCTACGGCGGCTCCTTCATGCTCTTCTGTTGTGCGGCCACCGGGTTGATGATCCGCGTCGACGTTCAGCGCTTCGTCAACATCTGA
- the mrdA gene encoding penicillin-binding protein 2, producing MSLQNPVQEYSSDWVLLNMAARLKWLCGVLGMALAVVIGAYWYHQIIRAEHYERLAENNRLRVLRLDAPRGLIYDRSGRILVENTPTFRLMIDRSVSSDLGASLAFAAGILGREERELRAALERHRGVAREVPVLLAEDLELTQVARFEVSEPEHPEFEISTSRRRLYRHSFQTAHVVGYLGEPTPAEHDRDDSLAAGDLVGRSGVELLRDRRLRGNHGERIVVVDSRGRLMGEDVRRADAEPGESVTLTIDLRLQQLAESLLADKAGAIVALDPRDGAIRAMISSPSFDPNRFAGRLSQEDWDGIVDAPGKPLQNRAIQNTYPPGSVFKIVMAVAGLAEGLLRPEERVYCSGATRLYDRRWRCWQPRGHGFVDLRGALQHSCDTYFYRQGVKIGIEVIAAYARRLGLGGRTGVELPGESEGLVPDPEWSRDRRGYPWYPGETVSVAIGQGPLLTSPLQVAVMTAAVANGGFRVRPYMVAGGGEPPEPLGLDAEVLSFVAEALANVVENGTGRSARTPVVAVAGKTGTAQVVAQETWIRSEDLPPDQADHAWFTSYAPVDAPELVVVVFVENGGRGSEAAAPLARELLEGHFGAAAGT from the coding sequence ATGAGTCTGCAGAACCCGGTGCAGGAGTACAGCTCGGATTGGGTCCTGCTGAACATGGCCGCCCGGCTCAAATGGCTGTGCGGCGTGCTGGGCATGGCCCTGGCGGTCGTGATCGGCGCCTACTGGTATCACCAGATCATTCGGGCGGAGCACTACGAACGTCTGGCCGAGAACAACCGGCTGCGGGTGCTGCGACTGGACGCGCCGAGGGGACTGATCTACGACCGTTCGGGGCGGATCCTGGTGGAGAACACGCCCACTTTCCGCTTGATGATCGACCGCAGCGTGAGTTCGGACCTTGGCGCCAGTCTGGCTTTCGCGGCCGGGATCCTGGGCCGGGAGGAGCGGGAACTCAGGGCCGCGCTGGAGCGTCATCGGGGCGTGGCCCGGGAGGTGCCGGTGCTGCTGGCCGAGGACCTGGAGCTGACCCAGGTCGCCCGGTTTGAGGTTTCGGAGCCCGAGCATCCGGAGTTCGAGATCTCCACTTCGAGGCGACGCCTGTACCGGCACAGCTTTCAGACCGCTCATGTGGTGGGCTATCTGGGTGAACCCACTCCCGCCGAACACGACCGCGACGATTCTCTGGCGGCCGGGGATCTGGTAGGCCGCAGCGGCGTGGAACTGCTGCGGGATCGTCGGCTGCGAGGAAACCACGGCGAACGGATCGTGGTCGTCGACAGTCGGGGCCGCCTGATGGGCGAGGACGTGCGGCGGGCGGACGCCGAGCCCGGCGAGTCCGTGACCCTGACGATCGACCTTAGGCTGCAGCAGTTGGCCGAGAGCCTGCTGGCGGACAAGGCCGGCGCGATCGTCGCGCTCGACCCCCGCGACGGCGCGATCCGGGCGATGATCTCCTCGCCGTCGTTCGACCCGAACCGCTTCGCCGGCCGGCTGAGCCAGGAGGACTGGGACGGGATCGTCGACGCACCGGGAAAGCCCCTGCAGAACCGCGCGATCCAGAACACCTACCCGCCGGGCTCGGTGTTCAAGATCGTGATGGCGGTGGCGGGTCTGGCGGAGGGACTGCTTCGCCCCGAGGAACGGGTCTACTGCAGTGGCGCGACCCGGCTCTACGACCGCCGCTGGCGTTGCTGGCAGCCGCGTGGGCACGGCTTCGTCGATCTGCGCGGGGCCCTGCAGCACTCCTGCGACACCTACTTCTACCGGCAGGGCGTCAAGATCGGAATCGAGGTGATCGCCGCCTACGCCCGCCGGCTCGGGCTGGGTGGCCGAACGGGGGTCGAACTCCCCGGCGAGAGTGAGGGTCTCGTACCCGACCCCGAGTGGAGCAGGGATCGGCGGGGCTATCCGTGGTATCCGGGCGAAACGGTCTCGGTCGCGATAGGCCAGGGGCCGCTGCTGACTTCGCCGCTGCAGGTGGCGGTGATGACCGCCGCGGTGGCGAACGGGGGGTTCCGGGTGCGCCCGTACATGGTCGCGGGCGGCGGTGAGCCTCCCGAGCCGCTCGGCCTGGATGCCGAAGTGCTCTCCTTCGTCGCCGAAGCGCTAGCCAACGTCGTCGAGAACGGAACCGGACGCAGTGCCAGGACGCCGGTGGTGGCCGTCGCGGGCAAGACGGGAACCGCCCAGGTCGTCGCGCAGGAGACCTGGATCCGCTCGGAGGATCTCCCGCCCGATCAGGCCGACCATGCCTGGTTCACCTCCTACGCTCCGGTGGACGCGCCGGAGCTGGTGGTCGTCGTCTTCGTCGAGAACGGGGGCAGGGGCTCGGAAGCGGCGGCGCCACTGGCGAGAGAGTTGCTCGAGGGTCACTTCGGTGCTGCCGCAGGAACCTGA
- the mreD gene encoding rod shape-determining protein MreD, translating to MPWAARFAASLALVSLVELLLAEVLPAAGRTIDLFVLLVVLGSLAGNSLQGVAGGLVAGLVQDTLSTSPFGLHGLACCVVGYGVARLSQRVDTGQRTVALLLVAVGTLVHQAIVLGLLRFLEVAEFGAAVVPLRVAATTAVGLPSLWLFNRAQAWVDERRTLKEGRARPR from the coding sequence ATGCCGTGGGCCGCTAGGTTCGCGGCCAGTCTGGCCCTGGTGTCGCTGGTCGAATTGCTGCTGGCCGAAGTGCTGCCGGCGGCCGGGCGGACGATCGACCTGTTCGTGCTCCTGGTCGTGCTCGGCAGCCTGGCCGGCAACTCGCTCCAGGGCGTCGCGGGCGGCCTGGTCGCGGGCCTGGTTCAGGACACGCTGAGCACTTCGCCATTCGGCCTTCACGGCCTCGCCTGCTGCGTCGTAGGCTACGGAGTCGCCCGCCTGTCGCAGCGCGTGGACACCGGCCAGAGGACGGTGGCGTTGCTCCTGGTTGCGGTGGGTACGCTGGTGCATCAGGCGATCGTTCTCGGCCTCCTCAGGTTTCTGGAAGTCGCCGAGTTCGGCGCCGCCGTCGTTCCGCTACGCGTGGCGGCGACGACCGCCGTCGGCCTGCCGAGCCTGTGGTTGTTCAACCGGGCCCAGGCCTGGGTCGATGAACGGCGTACCCTGAAGGAGGGGAGGGCGCGTCCGCGGTGA
- the mreC gene encoding rod shape-determining protein MreC: MSERRVAILFAVTVTFLLASLTAQSPERAGDVALWVEAPAKRLVSAAADVAGGVREGWRTRARLERENEELRSRLRQLEAAHATALGAELEVDLLSAPFGYARPPDAELLLADVVYVDYHSWRRTAILRLPRGNARAEWARRPVTTVDGLLGRVVSAGGDYARVLLLTDRDSSVGAMIQRTRRQGIVRGTEAAGVLSLAYVPVQVDVQPGDRVVTAGIDGVFPRGIPIGTVTSVESGGDHFHEIKVAPRVDLGSLSHAFVWRRDPVPEAVMDGADAVGR, translated from the coding sequence ATGAGCGAGCGTCGGGTCGCCATCCTGTTCGCCGTCACGGTGACCTTTCTGCTCGCGTCGTTGACCGCTCAGTCGCCGGAGCGTGCGGGCGACGTGGCGTTGTGGGTGGAGGCCCCCGCGAAGCGACTGGTCTCCGCGGCCGCCGATGTCGCGGGCGGCGTGCGAGAGGGGTGGCGGACGAGGGCTCGGCTGGAACGCGAGAACGAGGAACTTCGAAGCCGGCTGCGGCAGCTTGAGGCGGCCCATGCGACCGCTCTTGGCGCGGAACTGGAGGTCGACCTGCTTTCGGCGCCGTTCGGATACGCGCGGCCGCCGGACGCGGAGCTTTTGCTGGCGGACGTCGTCTACGTCGACTACCACTCGTGGCGGCGCACGGCCATTCTGCGGTTGCCTCGCGGCAACGCGAGGGCGGAGTGGGCGCGGCGGCCCGTGACCACGGTCGACGGGTTGCTGGGCCGCGTCGTTTCGGCCGGGGGCGACTATGCGCGGGTGCTGCTCCTTACGGATCGAGACTCTTCGGTGGGCGCGATGATCCAGCGAACGCGCCGTCAGGGCATCGTCCGGGGCACGGAGGCGGCAGGCGTACTCTCGCTCGCGTACGTGCCGGTGCAGGTCGATGTCCAGCCTGGAGACCGCGTGGTCACGGCCGGTATCGACGGCGTCTTCCCGCGAGGAATCCCGATCGGCACGGTCACCTCCGTCGAGTCCGGCGGCGATCACTTCCACGAAATCAAGGTCGCCCCGCGCGTGGATCTCGGTTCGCTCAGCCATGCTTTCGTGTGGCGCCGCGACCCGGTGCCCGAGGCGGTCATGGACGGCGCGGATGCCGTGGGCCGCTAG
- a CDS encoding rod shape-determining protein, with amino-acid sequence MRFLQWFSSDLAIDLGTANTLVFTQANGIVVREPSVVVVNSQSNRIEAVGTEAKQMLGRTPGILFLVRPMKDGVIADFEMTEHMLKHFIRKAHHGRRLARPRIVIGVPSEITLVEKRAVRESAMSAGASEVFLVEQAMMAAIGAGLPITEPTGNMIVDIGGGTSDVAVISLSGTVYSRSLRVAGNAMDEAIAQHLKSKHNMLVGERTAERIKVEIGSAFPLEQALYMDIKGRDLVRGVPRSLRISDGEIREALDEPVAQIVKSVLQALERMPPELSADVMDKGIVLSGGGALLHALDQRLREETGLPVFAAEDPLASVVLGAGRVLRDIDLLRRVSVR; translated from the coding sequence ATGCGTTTTCTGCAGTGGTTCTCCAGCGATCTGGCCATCGACCTGGGTACGGCCAACACGCTCGTCTTCACCCAGGCGAACGGCATCGTCGTCCGGGAGCCGTCGGTGGTCGTCGTCAACAGCCAGAGCAACCGCATCGAGGCGGTCGGCACCGAGGCCAAGCAGATGCTCGGGCGCACGCCGGGCATCCTGTTCCTCGTACGGCCGATGAAGGACGGCGTGATCGCCGACTTCGAGATGACCGAGCACATGCTCAAGCACTTCATCCGGAAGGCCCACCACGGCCGCCGGCTGGCTCGTCCGCGGATCGTGATCGGCGTGCCTTCGGAGATCACGCTGGTGGAGAAACGGGCGGTGAGGGAGTCGGCGATGAGCGCCGGGGCCTCGGAGGTTTTTCTGGTCGAGCAGGCGATGATGGCGGCGATCGGCGCCGGCCTGCCGATCACGGAACCGACGGGCAACATGATCGTCGACATCGGCGGCGGCACCAGCGACGTCGCCGTCATTTCGCTCTCCGGGACGGTCTACAGCCGCTCGCTGCGCGTGGCGGGCAACGCGATGGACGAGGCGATTGCCCAGCATCTGAAGAGCAAGCACAACATGCTGGTCGGCGAGCGGACCGCCGAGAGGATCAAGGTCGAGATCGGCTCCGCCTTTCCGCTCGAGCAAGCGCTGTACATGGACATCAAGGGGCGTGATCTCGTGCGCGGCGTGCCCCGAAGCCTCCGGATCTCCGACGGCGAGATCCGGGAAGCGCTGGATGAACCGGTTGCGCAGATCGTGAAGTCCGTCCTGCAGGCCCTCGAACGGATGCCGCCGGAACTCTCGGCCGACGTGATGGACAAGGGCATCGTGCTGTCGGGCGGCGGCGCGCTGCTTCACGCGCTCGACCAGCGGCTGCGCGAGGAGACCGGACTGCCGGTCTTCGCCGCGGAGGACCCCCTTGCCTCCGTCGTGCTTGGCGCCGGCCGGGTGCTGCGGGACATCGATCTGCTGCGCAGGGTCTCGGTTCGCTAG
- a CDS encoding SurA N-terminal domain-containing protein, producing the protein MLNVIRKNIKSFYPLAIGLALVFVLLVFTDFQTLDGTQINPDAAIVGGDSITFAEFERSYRNAENRYREIYGDAFNADLADQLQLPVQALEALITDRLLIMEAEKMGLTVSDEELQEEILSVPALTDGAGNFIGARQYQDLLRANRLTVDDFEADLRTSLLVGKLQAALTEVAHVSDAEVELRARDAAERAAIRYFQVPASRFAAEAEPSSEEAAAYYEEHREEFRLPERRRVGYLLVSTNTVRAELEVTDDEVRTYYEGNPAQFEIPEQVRASHILLLENSERDAEQARSLLNRLRGRIEAGEDFAALAREYSDDEATQEAGGDLGYFGRGAMTQAFEDAAFGAASGDLVGPVENQLGPRTGHHLIQVHERREGGRQTLEEVANLIRVQLLATRAEEEAKSRIDSLHERLADETFAGEDEARELAAAEALVYASTEPFGEDDAVAGIGRNFNFSSAAFGLETGAWSEPVRIAAGWALLSVLEVLPPRDSEFVEVEVDVREVVRRQKETELLASALTETRGRVEDGLSMDDAAEEFDAVIEESGSFGLRQPIGTLGALPELSRAAFALSAGQFGGPVDTPFGAVLFEVTERESFDPVLFDPEATRNELLAERNLTMLQSLLQRLREEVGVHYTQDFIENFGLGEAEAAGT; encoded by the coding sequence ATGCTGAACGTCATTCGCAAGAACATCAAGAGCTTCTATCCGCTGGCCATCGGCCTCGCCCTCGTCTTCGTGCTGCTCGTCTTCACCGACTTTCAGACGCTCGACGGCACTCAGATCAACCCGGATGCAGCCATCGTGGGCGGCGACAGCATCACCTTCGCCGAGTTCGAGCGCAGCTACCGGAACGCGGAGAACCGCTACCGGGAGATCTACGGCGACGCCTTCAACGCGGATCTCGCGGACCAGCTCCAGTTGCCGGTTCAGGCCCTGGAAGCCCTGATCACCGACCGCCTTCTCATCATGGAGGCGGAGAAGATGGGGCTGACCGTCAGCGACGAAGAGCTGCAGGAGGAGATCCTCTCCGTCCCCGCCCTGACCGACGGCGCCGGCAACTTCATCGGCGCGCGGCAGTACCAGGATCTCCTGCGCGCGAACCGGCTCACGGTGGACGACTTCGAGGCCGACCTGCGCACGTCGCTGCTCGTGGGGAAGCTGCAGGCGGCGCTGACGGAGGTCGCCCACGTCTCCGACGCGGAAGTCGAGTTGCGCGCCCGCGACGCCGCCGAGCGCGCCGCGATCCGCTACTTCCAGGTGCCGGCCAGCCGCTTCGCCGCCGAGGCCGAGCCTTCGAGCGAGGAGGCCGCGGCCTATTACGAAGAGCATCGCGAGGAGTTCAGGCTCCCCGAGCGCCGGCGGGTGGGCTACCTCCTGGTCAGCACGAACACGGTCCGGGCCGAACTCGAGGTGACCGACGACGAGGTCCGGACGTACTACGAAGGCAACCCGGCCCAGTTCGAGATCCCGGAGCAGGTTCGGGCCAGCCACATCCTTCTGCTCGAGAACAGCGAACGGGACGCGGAACAGGCGCGCAGCCTGCTGAACCGGCTGCGCGGCCGCATCGAGGCCGGAGAGGACTTCGCGGCGCTGGCCCGCGAGTACTCGGACGACGAGGCCACGCAGGAAGCCGGCGGCGACCTCGGCTACTTCGGCCGCGGCGCGATGACGCAGGCCTTCGAGGACGCCGCGTTCGGCGCCGCAAGCGGCGACCTGGTGGGACCGGTCGAGAACCAGCTCGGTCCGCGCACCGGCCATCACCTGATCCAGGTCCACGAGCGCCGCGAAGGCGGGCGCCAGACCCTCGAGGAAGTCGCCAACCTGATCCGGGTCCAGCTCCTGGCCACCCGGGCCGAAGAGGAGGCGAAGAGCCGGATCGATTCCCTGCACGAACGCCTGGCGGACGAGACCTTCGCCGGCGAGGACGAGGCCCGGGAACTGGCCGCCGCCGAAGCGCTCGTCTACGCCAGCACGGAGCCGTTCGGCGAAGACGATGCCGTGGCCGGCATCGGCCGCAACTTCAACTTCAGCTCCGCGGCGTTCGGTCTCGAGACCGGCGCCTGGTCCGAGCCGGTTCGCATCGCCGCAGGCTGGGCTCTCCTCTCCGTGCTCGAGGTGCTGCCGCCCCGGGACTCGGAGTTCGTGGAAGTCGAGGTCGACGTTCGCGAGGTCGTCCGCAGGCAGAAGGAGACCGAGCTCCTGGCGTCGGCGCTCACCGAGACGCGGGGGCGCGTCGAGGACGGGCTGAGCATGGACGACGCGGCCGAGGAGTTCGATGCCGTGATCGAGGAGAGCGGCAGCTTCGGCCTGCGCCAACCGATCGGCACGCTGGGCGCACTACCCGAGTTGTCCCGCGCCGCGTTCGCGCTCTCCGCGGGCCAGTTCGGCGGTCCGGTGGACACTCCGTTCGGCGCCGTTCTGTTCGAGGTGACCGAGCGTGAGTCCTTCGATCCTGTGCTGTTCGACCCCGAGGCGACACGGAACGAACTCCTGGCCGAGCGGAACCTGACCATGCTCCAGTCCCTGCTGCAGCGGCTCCGCGAGGAGGTCGGCGTCCACTACACCCAGGACTTCATCGAGAACTTCGGTCTGGGCGAGGCCGAGGCAGCCGGCACCTGA
- the ruvA gene encoding Holliday junction branch migration protein RuvA — protein MIGYLRGRRLALEPERLVLDTNGVGYAVRIPLSTYFELEKLDAAAEIGLFIHTHVRADAIELFGFWTEGERTLFEHCLAVSGVGPRLAQVVLSGGSTRELLNAIGGGNVAALTRIPGIGRKTAERMVLELREKAKTLLAEAGAEPPAAEPEAGREDEQEQAVSALVNLGYRASEAQRAVSRVLAEEPEMDFQELLRRSLRQLSRL, from the coding sequence TTGATCGGCTATCTGCGCGGACGCCGCCTGGCCCTCGAGCCCGAACGTCTGGTGCTCGACACCAACGGCGTCGGCTACGCCGTGCGGATCCCCCTGTCGACGTACTTCGAACTGGAGAAGCTCGACGCGGCTGCCGAGATCGGCCTGTTCATCCATACCCACGTCCGCGCCGACGCGATCGAGCTCTTCGGCTTCTGGACCGAGGGCGAACGGACCCTGTTCGAGCACTGTCTCGCGGTCAGCGGAGTCGGTCCCCGGCTCGCCCAGGTCGTTCTGTCGGGCGGTTCCACCAGGGAGCTGCTGAACGCCATCGGCGGCGGCAACGTGGCGGCTCTGACCCGGATCCCGGGCATCGGCCGCAAGACGGCCGAACGGATGGTGCTGGAACTCAGGGAAAAGGCGAAGACGCTGCTCGCCGAAGCCGGCGCCGAACCGCCGGCGGCCGAACCCGAAGCCGGCCGCGAGGACGAACAGGAACAGGCCGTCAGCGCCCTGGTCAACCTCGGCTACCGCGCGTCCGAGGCCCAGCGCGCCGTCTCACGGGTGCTCGCGGAAGAACCCGAGATGGACTTCCAGGAACTCCTGCGCCGCAGCCTGCGCCAGCTGTCACGGCTCTGA